The Hevea brasiliensis isolate MT/VB/25A 57/8 chromosome 1, ASM3005281v1, whole genome shotgun sequence DNA segment GAATCACATCCTGTAATCACAGATTGCATTCCATTTATATCCACAGAAGCGTACACTACCATGGATTCATAAGCGTTTGTGCAGCAATCTTGCAGTACCCACATAGGATTCCCTTTTGATTTCATTGCCTGCATTTGAAAAAATTCTTAGTAATTCAGAGTCATAAATAGAGAAAGAAAGATTTATTTCTGAGGTTGAGAAGATTACGCACTTGTATAGTTACTGCATTGCCTCTATCTTGTCCTTTGGCTAAATTTGCAATGGATTGCACTGGACCTCCATTAGACATGATATCCCACTAAAATTTTAGCAGAAAAAACATCATTGAGGATCAAGCAATTCTGCATTGCTGTATAATTTAGCCGAAGGAATCATATATATACCTCATTTCTATGATCATCATCTCGCAAGAAATCGAACAGAACATGAGGAGAGACTGGCAACCATGCAGAAGAAACTGCACACAAGATCACTCCAGTTGGCTCACTGGGGTCATTTAAGTTCTTCCTGGAGGAAAGCCTTATGTCATCTCCTGTTTTGCTTGTAACCTTGTTCCATGTATGAAAGCTTGATGCTCCAATCGCACGGCAAAAGCTCCTAGTCATTCTCTGTGCCAGTTTGAGAATACTTTTCCTTCCAGCCAGAGTTGCAACACCTATTTTCCCACAAATCTAGTTAGAAAACATGCCTTGGATAGATATCCAGTAGTGAAATGGAGATAAGCTAGTCAGGGCTTTTAATTACCAGTTGAATCCTTTGTAGGAACATTGGTTGCCATGAAGAATACAATCCGTTCACACTGGAGCTGCAATGTTGCTACCCAATGCCTTGCACCAAAAGCTAGACCGCTATTCACAATTGTTCTGTACATTGTATGAACTGTACTTTTCTGGCATTCCAAGTGCTCTACCCATGTCACCTGAAAATATTGTCATGAACttgtatgattttttttttatttttattagatgAATGTAACTAGAGCAGAACAATGTTTTCAAGGAATAAAAACAGAATTATTGCTGTAAATGCTATGCAAACAATTTGAATAATCTAAAAGCATGATTCTTGTTGTCTCTCTACAAGGAGTATACCTTGCAGTGACCATTTGATTTGTCCTCAATTATGCAGCCAGAGGGGCGTTTTCTGCACTTGACAAGGGAGGCATCAATATTATCTTCTGCTTTATCAATGGAAACATCAACAACTGCCCATTTCTCTGCACTTAGTTGCTTGCAATATCGGACAAAATATATTTCTCTGGTGGGCACCATTGGTGTGAGCATTTGTACCTCTGCAAACATCTGCAACCAATTTATTTTGAAAAACACATCAGTACATTAAATGACTATTATAATTTATCTTAGACACTGTTCTttctatttgtttctttcttttctctccagGCCAATGTCTAGAGACTAGCCATGGGCCACCTACATAAAGCAGTGATGTCTAAATTGCAAAGATTCTTGACCTTTTGCTGAAGCAGTTATCAATTATGGGTGGTTTAGAAAACAGACAAAAGGCTCCTTATCTTAACAAAAGAATTTTTGTTCATATCCAATGTGAAAGGAAATGGGTCATCACAATGCATGTTCATTGAttgcaggtttttttttttttcatgtaaaaaataaaaaatcccaCTCCCATTCGATCCCCTTAATTTTGTCTTCACTAAACTTGATGTTGATTTTTCATCTACCacattatttgtaaattaaattactctatattatttatatttttatttatttataattatataaatataaaataataaataaaaattaaattatatatttattcataattattttacaaataaaataattttgttaaCTTAATCTAAAAATGAATAGCACCCAAATATACAACTCACCAACTGCACTGCTCCATTTCTCATAGGACCTTCTCCATTGGAGATAACATCAAGGGAGGCATCAATATTATCTTCTGCTTTATCAATGGAAACATCAACAACTGCCCATTTCTCTGCACTTAGTTGCTTGCAATATCGGACAAAATATATTTCTCTGGTGGGCACCATTGGTGTGAGCATTTGTACCTCTGCAAACATCTGCAACCAATTTATTTTGAAAAACACATCAGTACATTAAATGACTATTATAATTTATCTTAGACACTGTTCTTTCtatttgtttttttcttttctctccagGCCAATGTCTAGAGATTAGCCATGGGCCACCTACATAAAGCAGTGATGTCTAAATTGCAAAGATTCTTGACCTTTTGCTGAAGCAGTTATCAATTATGGGTGGTTTAGGAAACAGACAAAAGGCTCCTTATCTTAACAAAAGAATTTTTGTTCATATCCAATGTGAAAGGAAATGGGTCATCACAATGCATATTCATTGATTGcaggttttttttttatgtaaaaaataaaaaatcccaCTCCCATTCGATCCCCTTAATTTTGTCTTCACTAAACTTGATGTTGATTTTTCATCTACCacattatttgtaaattaaattactctatattatttatatttttatttatttataattatataaatataaaataataaataaaaattaaattatatatttattcataattattttacaaataaaataattttgttaaCTTAATCTAAAAATGAATAGCACCCAAATATACAACTCACCAACTGCACTGCTCCATTTCTCATAGGACCTTCTCCATTGGAGATAACATCAACTGTGGCTGCCTTTGATATCAAGCATGGAAACATCTCCTTCCACTGATTCTGCAAGAAAcaattaagaaattaattaaactcATTTATAAAAGACATCATTAATCTGAAACATGCTGTTTAATTAATGCCTCTTAATTAACAAATATTCTTTGTTGTAGTGATTATAGAAAGTCTATGAATAACCacagaaaataaataaaacatataaaaaATTTTGTAATTCAGTTAAAAACATAGAAGgtgaataataaaatatataataaattttgtaaAGAATTCCTTAATTAATTACCACATCAATGAAACTCCGAACAAGTCTTGGAAGATCCACGAACACAACTCCAGTTTCTCTGGAGGCCTCAATGGACCTCTTTGGCCTTCCACTGCTTGTATTTTCAACTCCAAACTCCTTCATATACTCATCATAATTAAGAATTTCACGACCTGTCTCAACGCTCCTAATCCACAGTGGCTCCTCAGCAGTAGCCATTTTCGTCAACTCTTCCATTGCTTGATTAACGATCTCCATGATTCTTGACTTCTCCAGCCCAAAAATTCCAGTGTAAAAATCCAATGAACTTCTGTTCTCTGGCTCATTTCCGGCAGAACATGAGGGCGCTGCCCCTGGAGGGTGCTTTCCTAGAGCTGCTCGAAGTTTTTCCACCTAAGATTATATATGATTTGCATTAagtcaaaattaaaaaataaataattaaattcttgtaattaattttgattaattctAACCTCGGCTTTGAGTTTGGCATTTTCAATACGTAAATGTTGTTCCTCAGTTGTCAAAGAAGTTTCTCTGGTAGTGGTAGCCATGCCACAGTTGGGGCAGCAAGCTTTATTGATGGTCTCTCTCATGGCCTTATTTTCCTCTCTAAGCTTCTCCATTTCTGTTTTCAATAAAGAATTCTCATGTCTCTCTTGTATAGCCTGAAAAATACATACACAGTCATGCCATTGTTAGCATATATTTCacagtaatttaaaattttttttataaggggaaaattatatagatatatatatatatatatatatatatatatatatatatatatatatatatatatgtacgtaCCTTAATTTGAGTTCTTCGATTTTGGAACCAAAACTTGACTTGTCTAGGGGCAAGTCCTAGTTGCTTGCTTAGCTGTTGTCTTTGATTCTCATCAGGATGTGGGGACTCTTTAAATAACCTGAAAATTAATATCAAGAGAGAGGCCACATTTTAAGCTTTTTTGTGTAAGTTTCTTGATTCTGGGTTATTTTTATAGCCATTGGCATGTAAAAACAAAGGCAAAAAGAAACTTCCCCGTGCAATTCTGAGTCATCTTTAGGCTTTaactttatataatttataacagtaataataataacaataaaatttacatagtttaattattaataatcaaTTACAATTAGCAAACCCCATGCACATATGGTTCAAAATTAGTTATTgttcatatatataattatacataaatatattggaAAATGAGAGAGCACATACGCTTCCATTTCTCTGATTTGCTCGGCGGTGTGTCTGTGAtatttctttctcttcttcttcttcttgtcatCACCTACATCATCATCACCATCACCATCACCATCATCATGTTCTCCTTCCCCTTCAAACTCATCATCTGATCTTGATCTCATAAGCCCTGAGTTCTCACTGCTAATCTCAATAGTACCTTCACTTCTTCCTCTTTCTCCTTCTCCTCCTCCACTTCCCTCTTCCCCTTCCTCCACCTCCATTGCTGGAGCCTCTGCCGCCTCGGCTGCATTTGCACTGCGGAATATTCCAGCCTGCAACGGCAAGAACATCCAATTAGAATTATACATGCGATGTATATACCAAATATAAATATTTGCTCCCAGATACATACATAAAACTACATGTGTAAATACACACGCACACACAGATATTCATTGGAGTATAGATATATTGGTGGGTATTGAAGATGGTAGCCATTAAAGCGAAAAATGAAAAGTAAAGAATAACCAAGTTATGGGTAATGGTAACAGATGGAAAAACATGAAAAGAAGATGGAGGAAAAGAGAGGGAAATTACAAGACTGAGAGAGAGAGCAGGAGAGGCGAAGAAGTCTTTGGTATGAGAAGTGGGTGGGTTAGACATGTCAACGACGCCCATGTCAGAAAGAGGGTTCCTCCATGGGTGATGAAATGGTTGTTTTAAGGAGCTAGGAAGGCAGCAATGGAGTCACtgagagagagtgtgtgtgtgtgtgagagagagagagagagagggatggtGTGTGGGGTCTTATTGATTTTAAGGATATAAAAACAAAAATGAAGGCTTTGATAAAGAGAAATGTTGGAGAAAAGGGCTGGTAGGAGTTGACTGTTAGATATTGTTTTCGTGGAAATATAAAGATCATCCAAGTATATCCAACTAACTTTTAAGCAGTTGAATCTACTCATTCCAACGGTTTTTCCAGCTCCTTTCTTTTGTGGCTGCAAGTGGCTTCAGCCACACTGCCCATTATGAGCAAAAGGATCGAACAATTCCACCTTAAAAAATATAAAGTCTTTTACTGCTAATACCAGCCCAttagatattattattattaataatttttctgCAAATATTTTAGAAGAAGGAAAtgttaaatttaaaaagaaaaaagaaattaacTGGGATGAGCCGAGCCACATTAGAAGAAGCAGCCAAGTACGGGGAAGGAAAAAAAGATAAGAGTGACAGCCAACCTGGAAGGAAATATATGAAAGTGGGTTGTTGTTTGATTAGTGAATGTGTCTTCATGTCATTTAAAAGGTTGAAGTAATGAATTTGGCTCCAAGCTTTTCAAGTTGTTTAAGAAATTGTGTCCAACATGCATGGATATATGCAGAGTCAATTTCTTCTAATACTGAAAATTACACATATTATTACTCCATCATTATTGTTTAATCATACTTAATTCTAAATTACCAAACCCTAATTTCGTTTTGTTATTATTAACATGTATACATGTCGTAATTAACTAAAAAATTCTAATTTGCCATTATTGTAGTGAATTAGGGCAATGAATTATCTTGGCTGCTTCATTATTGTAGTGAATTAAGGCAAGGAAACTGTACAAAGAAACTTAGGCATAATCAGCATTGATTAATTGATGACCCTACCAATTTGAAGGAGGGTTGGGTCCCAATAAACTTGATTAGGGTGTAATTAAGGATGATCCACTTGTCCAATAAAGTCACACTTACTACTAGTCTAATTGTATTTTTCTGACCTAAGCAAaggttaattatttgattttgagGATATTTTTGATAGGactttgatttaaaaaaaaaaaaaaaattcttaagaTTTGAGTAGCATGTGTTTAGAGTTTCATAGCTCAACTTGCAACTTTCAAACATAAACTCAAGGAGAGTGTTGGGTGGAAGTGGCAAACAGAGAGGCAATGGTGGACTCCCTTtttcctacttttttttttttttttgtttcttctctcttactcatttatttcattttatttttaatataatagtaAACTTTTAGGTCCCTTTGTTTGCTTGCATTTTTTTAGCATTTGAAATATTCaagatgaaaaatattttcttaattaaaaaaaataattttttttataaaaatgattttctttttattttcttttaaattattttcttgattttgataatcttattaagaTATAAAATGTCTTAATATGTATAATATAAACACATAATATTAATTTAACTtgcaactaaataataaaaaacaatttcataaaaatattttcttaaaaatataatttttataaaaaatattttttatatataaattattttttataaaataaataaaatattaaacttATATAGGAAAATTGGTCAACAAACATATctcaaaattatttaataagtatCAATTTTTTCAATATTGAACTAAATTTATGTTGAAATTTACTCCCAAGTAATTCGTTAATAATTCTATTGaaaatttattctttaatttttagtcaaaatttttttaaaatttttttattttctaaaatttctATAATCGATGGTCAGACTGTCAAACTCataaaagtttttatttttttcgtAATCACATCACAAAGTCATTTGATTTGCCAAAAAAAGTCGGAATCGAAATCGGTTTATTCAAATGGGCCCTCATCTTTAATCTTTCCTCGCTTtaaatcccttttttttttttcttgctgaCAAGAATTTTAATCCTTTCCCTGCCAtgcaaaattattaatatttatttttttaagaaaataaaattaaggaaatcttataatattaggaataaaataaataattattaaatataataatggttaaaataaaatcttcaaaatataattttcaatatagataaattgattattatttttcttatattttattattttcttgtttCAACTAACCATTAAGATGTAGTTAGCTCATTTGGaccttaattaaaattaatgttgTGGACAAGAGAGGAAATTAAAATGCCATTATTAGCCATTACCTTGaataattaaagttttggttgattGAGAGCTGATCTGCAATTCAAACCGTCTCactataatttttttaactttgTTCTCCTTCCCCATTTACAGTTTTGTAAGTTGTTAGTTAAGAATGGTAGCTCATATGAAGCAATCACATGATCCAGAACAAaccttataataaaaaaaaaaatcgtatTAATTGATTTGGAATTCCTTTTGGATTTCTTTCtatactttttttttccttttcttttcgttCGATTCCACATATATTCTTTAAaaacaaacaaagaaaaaaaccTCCATTGAGAAAACCACATGGCATAAAACAATAATTCTTGTAAGAGCCAAGAATTGCTTGCTTTATTATCAAGACTTGTGAAGTTTCTTATGAGGCAAGTCTAGGACCTCAAAATTTGAAATGATATAATGATAATAACAATTaagtttttattttaaattagttAGGGTCTTTcatatgaatttatttttttctcatttaACTCTGTTAGATATTAAGCCTACATTAATATCTAAAACTTGTAAATCTTGTGATACTATTTTCCTTCACATCATCTTATATCCTCCCTTCCCTTTCTCACTCTTTCCTTTACCAACTCATTACACTTATGTTGGGACATTTGATATTATGCGTTTGATATGACCAAACAATTTAAATCGGTCATCTCTTCTTTTATCTCCAATATGTGCTATATGAATTCTCTGACATCTGTAGTCATTTCTACTTTTATTCATTATCATGTTACCGAACATCATATTAACATCTGCATTTCTGctacactaagttatgaataTGTTGTACTATATATGCTCAACATTCACTCCCATACAATATATAAAGTCTGACCAATGTCTTATAGAACTTAAGTTACACTTTGTTCTTATAGAACTTAAGTtacactttgttagagatcttATGGTTTCGTCCATTCTATATTCATTCTATGAGTTACATCATCATCTATAGTTCCATTCTTTTGCATATGATGAAAGCTAAATACTTGAATTGATTGTATTTAAGTACCAAAACTCCACCTAAACGAACTTCAGCTTCATCCTTTCCCTAGAAGCTAAACTTGCAttgcatatattttattttacttcTAGTTaacttaaaaccattgctcttaaGAGTTCTTCTCTACAACTCCAATTAATAAACCATTTCACTAGTTTCATTAACTAAGATAATATCATTTACAAAAAACATGCAGTATGGGGAAATTATCTTAAATATGATGGGTCAATTCATCCATAACTAAGGTAAACAGATGCAGCAACGacagatctaatttttttttttttagtcaacATATAAAAAATGCTATAAGAAAAAGTAAAAAACATAATGCTAATATCTTTCAATTACGTCTAATATCCTAAAAACTATCAAGAATTAtactattattaatattattaaatatactcTCTATGTATGACTAAGTCATTCAGTTAATATTGACATTTAAATATCTTAcatcaattaaaaaatattatttattcttATTTAGTTTCAATTTTATCAAAGAAAGAGTTCAATGTTGGATCCGCCAATGAGATACAAACTAAAAACAGATCCCTAACACAAACTCACTGTTATCTAAAACTTATCCGTTTCCCTCCAATTGTCCTTACAATAGAGGAAGGTGTGGAAAATTTTTTCTTATGCTAAAAGGaaagattatttatttattattattatttttttttggagAGGGGAGAgactagaaagaaaaaaaaaaaaaaaaaaaaaagtcagtcCAACAAAGGCAACAGCTACAACTTCAAAGTTTCAGTCActttaacaaataaaaaaaaaggtctTCATAGAAAATAAAGTGTAGACATGTCTAATTGATACCTTGCTGGATGATAGAAAGTGAAGAAATGTGTAATCAATTACGTGCTGGAAAACTCGCAACAACTCCAGCATAGCAAAGAAAAATAAGCCCTTCCATTTAAAGGATAGATCACAAGGAAGATGAATGCATCATATATACACAACACAAGACTAATTACAATACCATATTTGAGGTTAACAATTGCTTTCCGAAAGCAGTTTATTCTGATTATTACAATATACTTCTCTCAATTATGGATTCCATCTTCAGTTTAAGCAATTTTAATTGTTTACttttaaaagtaaaatacatgtaaaaatcagttttcatatataaaaaattcaaaatttggttGCGTACTCTTGAAATATGATGTGGGTGAAGTCAAACATTTTAGGGAATGAACAGAACACATTGTACCTACAAAAAGACAGATCATGATACTGATATGAGTCATATGACACCATATATTACAATTCTGCATATATTAAATTCTGATTCAATTTTCCTGATCACTAGTAATCAGATCTGATAAAAGCCAGGCCACAAAAAAGTTGATTGTTCTAGCAAATTTAACTATCACCATCATGTCATAACATTCTAGCAAAATGAAAGCAATAAAGCTTATTTGTATTTCCTGTCTCCTCCCTCTCATATCTTTTGCCTTTTAAAGCTATAATATGTCAAACAAGAATCACAATACTATAAACAAATTATAAATGGAGGCCTTTCCAATATAGTAATTTGCATCAACTAACATTAATAAAATGACATTTAATTAGAAATTTCCAATCACTAAGCTAGACAGAAATTCTAATACGACACGAAATCTGCATGGAACCGCAATGCCAGAACCATTGGGCCCATCAAAAGCAGAAATACCATCCTTCCAGGGATGCTGTTGTATTGGGAAATGAGTCAAATAAGGATGCCTTGACAGACTGTTAGAACACCATTAACAAGAATTACAAAATATCCTGCATTATAAAAGGGCTTCTAGTCTTTATCCAACTTGTGAGACAGTTAGATGTTGAAGAGTAGATAACATGGTGGTTTTGGAAGTCAGGTAAATAACTAACACCATATGATACCACGCAATATTGAATACATTATAACAAAGTGGAATAAATGCTGACGAAATTTCACAGAGTGGATTTTTCACAAAGAGACTTGCTGCGTATCTGTACAATTTTATGTCACGTGTATCTGTACAATTTTATGTCACTCATTCATGAATACTCATTCCTAACATTAGGTCATGCAGGTTTCAATGTGGAAATAGATTCTCCATCTTCTTGTCACTTCTTTGTAATTGAACTAATAAAGGTATTTCCTCAATCCCTCTTCAGTCTTCACAAAAGAGGAGTTAGCTGGAAAAACGAAAGTGTGaccttaaaaaagaaaagaaaagaaacacaGCACAAGCATGTGTAGAAAAGAGAACTGAACTTAAATGAATGAGTTGGTGAATTGTGATTGTCACTTTTGTCTATCCTATcatcaaataacttaaaagagttaTTTGCATTTTATGTTTGAAATCTTTAACTCTCTTCATAATCCCTTATTGGATCTTGTTAAAGTCTTAGCAACCAGTTTTATGTTAAAAGTAATCCTTTCTTCTAACTTGAATCCCCTTGTCTAATTATTCAGCAGGAAATCATAAATTACAATCACAAGAGATTTGAAAGCAAGCTACCTACAATGGGATTTCTCCAAATTCAACACAATCAAGTGAAGTTGGAGCTAAATAAATTTATTGAGGTTAGATATTGAGCCAAAACTCTTTTATAATATATAGACAATGGCAATAACACAAATAAAAGAATTCATCAACATTGAATTCCAATCACATCCACTTCATAGTTCAATTTTCAAACAATAACACGTGAAAAAATAACTACCAGTCCAAAAACTAACTCAAGAATACCTGCCCTCCTATTTATACCAAAGCTATTAGTAATCATAAAAGCAATGCATCTAGATTCTTAAAAGATAAAGTTGTTATAATAACATCGACACAAGTTTGTGGATATTTATGTTGACCAATCCTCTCTATAATCATAATCCAATGATCGTATCCACACAAACGAATGACCCAGCAGATATTCATCTGGGAAAAAAGGGGCATTGAACACTACTAGAATGTAGCACAGAGAAATAAAGAAAATGTTAAAAGAGATGCAACTGAAATATGACAAATCTCCATGATCACTCATAATTAAGTGATCAAAGCAACCCATATTGATGGCAGAGGAAAAAAAATCAACAAGCGTGAAAAAAGATACATAGTTTTTCACTCATGGAATTCTGACTATTAAATCAATTGGGACATAATTTGACATGGTGAGTATGAACTCAGATTCAGAAGTGCATCCTTTGATTCATTAAATTGATATCCATATATAGGGCATTGCAAAACATTCAATTAAGGGATTGCATAGGACAAAATTCACATCAGAAAAACAGTAACAGTTCACACAAGTTTGGTTATCTATCCAAGTATTAACAATGGCTTTTTATTGGATAAATAAATGTCTGCATGTTGACAATGTTAGTTGGCATATTTAAGATATTTTCCAAACCTTAATAAAGAAatatcataaaatttcaattcacagctCCATAACATTTTAGCAATGCAATTTAAGTAGATagaacttcagttaaaaaaaaaatgagctCTGTACAAACAAAACTAATGAAGTACAAACAATTGATGTTGATGAGTTTCTCTGGAGGAAATGTTTAAAATGCTATTCTAGTTCTAAAAACGTCCTGAACAACAAGCTCTAGGGAAAATCAGATGAATGAAGAACCCTTGCATTGCAAGGGTTTTTGATGTAGGAAATCCTGAAGAAGGAAAAACTATTGTagggaaaaatttagaaaatttattttattttactgttTTATTTACTGTATAAATCCTAGTCAGAgttgaattagggttcttaaaatcCTAGTGCAATTGAGATTTCAAACTCTATAATTAGGATTTAGTTTCTCTATTTCATTTACAGATCTATTATGACATTGATTATTTATTTGAGCAATAAAATTAAGAATTAGTTTCTCTCCCTAATCTAAGAATTTGTTTCTCTTCCCAAAATCCCCTCAATATCTATTGGTTCTACATCAATTCGTTTCTGAGTCCTGAAGAAAATGTCTCTATGAGATTAATCCCAATGCCCATAGGACCAAAAATAGCAATACCCAATCACTACTTATGTCTCTAGAAGTTATGACAAGAAAGGCATCAATCCCGCATGCATAAAACCGAGACTTTTCTGGTAGAATGTAAATTAGGAAGCAAGGCACAAAATTAAAACTAGTAATGTTCaaaaataatgaccaaaggactTGGGAAAGGGTAACCTTCCAAGAAAGTAGTGCCAGAGTAAGAGAGCAAAAATGAAATTGCCTACTTTTGCAACTATTTAataaaaggaaaagtaaaagatGCAAGTAAAAGATTGACATAATCCTTATTGCACCATAAAATTGAAAATGAAAGAGTATCAAAACCTTCTCAATATTTACAAGGTGTTTATCTTCCATCGCTTAAGTTTGATTCAGAGCAATATTAACTCTAATCAGCAATATTTGACTAttgttttttaatataataagatattatattaaattaatgacaaataattgaattatttatttttaataataaataataccattatattaatttaaaaataatattttattatattatttataaaaaatactaTATGCTTCTATTTTTATAAAGTGTCATTATTTGTtattaatctaataattttttataaagtaATTACCTTACGAAAAACATGTATCCCTATacgtaaaatttatgaaataaaatacatAAATGTTATAAAGTTTAAGTTCTTTAAAGTAACCGTAAAACTACCATGGCAATATGTTGCCATATGTGCTTCTCCATTTCACTCCTATCTGTATTTTCCTTGCTATAAGAAAAAAAGTAATTGACAATGGAAAGGAACCACGGATAGGAAGTTCAATGGAATGATTAGAAAAATGAGCTAAGACATCACATAATTAAGGGGAGGGTGGTGTCTCTCTTCAGGAAATCCATCTTTTTGATATAAACACAGCATAGATGAGATGTAGTGGAAAGCAATGGTCTGTCCCACTCTAGCTAGTCAGAGTAAGACAGATAAATTGTATAGTTTTGACATGTGGAAATAACTCTTCTTCTGATGGAGCTAAGGGGGAGATGAATGATCATTGACTTAGTTGTTCGAGGGGGAGGGATGCAATGCACAGCAG contains these protein-coding regions:
- the LOC110645938 gene encoding LOW QUALITY PROTEIN: homeobox-leucine zipper protein GLABRA 2 (The sequence of the model RefSeq protein was modified relative to this genomic sequence to represent the inferred CDS: deleted 1 base in 1 codon) produces the protein MGVVDMSNPPTSHTKDFFASPALSLSLAGIFRSANAAEAAEAPAMEVEEGEEGSGGGEGERGRSEGTIEISSENSGLMRSRSDDEFEGEGEHDDGDGDGDDDVGDDKKKKKRKKYHRHTAEQIREMEALFKESPHPDENQRQQLSKQLGLAPRQVKFWFQNRRTQIKAIQERHENSLLKTEMEKLREENKAMRETINKACCPNCGMATTTRETSLTTEEQHLRIENAKLKAEVEKLRAALGKHPPGAAPSCSAGNEPENRSSLDFYTGIFGLEKSRIMEIVNQAMEELTKMATAEEPLWIRSVETGREILNYDEYMKEFGVENTSSGRPKRSIEASRETGVVFVDLPRLVRSFIDVNQWKEMFPCLISKAATVDVISNGEGPMRNGAVQLMFAEVQMLTPMVPTREIYFVRYCKQLSAEKWAVVDVSIDKAEDNIDASLVKCRKRPSGCIIEDKSNGHCKVTWVEHLECQKSTVHTMYRTIVNSGLAFGARHWVATLQLQCERIVFFMATNVPTKDSTGVATLAGRKSILKLAQRMTRSFCRAIGASSFHTWNKVTSKTGDDIRLSSRKNLNDPSEPTGVILCAVSSAWLPVSPHVLFDFLRDDDHRNEWDIMSNGGPVQSIANLAKGQDRGNAVTIQAMKSKGNPMWVLQDCCTNAYESMVVYASVDINGMQSVITGCDSSNIAVLPSGFSILPDGLESRPLVITSRQEEKGTEGGSLLTMAFQILTNTSPTAKLSTESVESVNTLISCTLRNIKQVCNVKIVDHP